The window GCGAAATACtaacataaaaatagtaaaaatatatagttatttattttttatccaTACACAAAATATGTAGTAATAcgtattttttaattttctttatattacCTTATACATAAATGCTAAAATAACGAGTATTGAAATAACTGTAATTAAATATGCAACTATGTTGTCtcctttaaataaatttcctGGAAATCCTATTTCATATGTGCCTTTTTCTACATCGACTCTAATGGCTCTTGTTTCAACACCAATACTAGACATTATATTGGTATAACCATCTGATGATTGAAGTTGTTCCTTAGAGGGAGTATCTGAATTTTTTTCTTGTTCACTATTTGTTGAGCCATTTTCTGGTGTAGAAAGTAACTCCTGTGAATGACCATTTCCTTGATCCCCTGACATTTGTGTTTGTGTATCTTCTGTTTTGGTATCTTCTGTTTGAGGACCTTGTATTTGGGGATCTTGTGCTTTTTGTTTTTCGCCATCTGATGTTCCGTTATCTGATAAAGAAGGGGGATTTTCTAATCCATTATCTGTACTTGGTGACTTATCATCTAATGTTTCAGCTGTTTTTGGTTCATTTCCTTGCATTCCTTTAAGATATTccattatattaaaatttttataataatctgCATAAGTACTATAAGTCTCATATAAAGGAAGCCATATATCTTCGTATAAATGTTCTTGAATATCCTTAAGTGAACTAGTAACAGAGTTTTTGTATTCTTCAATATAggttttaaataatttctCATATTCTTCTAAATTTGGAAAATCAAAACCATCGTGATTGCCTTCTGGGCTTTGAGACATTTGTGTCTTACCTTGATTAGTTTCTAACTCATTGCTTTGATCTATTTTACCATTATCTGGACTTTCTTGACCATTTGAAATTTTATGACCACTTGGATTTTCTTGACCATTTGGATTTTCTTGGCCAGTTGGAATTTCTTTACTAGTTGGAATTTCTTGACCATTTGAAATTTTTTGATCAGTTGGACTTTCTTTACCAGTTAGATTTTCTTTACCAGTTGTATTTTCTTTACCAGTTGGATTTTCTTGACCAGTTGGACTTTTTTGAATACCTGGACCATCACTGCCACCCTTTAAGGATTGAGGCTCATCTTTTAATAAAGAATCGCCAGGTTTTGGAAATGTAATGTTTTGCTTCGGTTGAGATTCGGGCCCTGAAACGTTTAAACtatcatctttatttttaggGGTAATCTTTTGAATACTTTGACCCCCCCTTTGAATTTTACTCCTTTGTATGGTTGTATGTTTTACTGGTGCATTTCGAACAGTCGGAATATTATTTGTAGTTTTTACTTTACACTCTGAAGCACTGAAGTTAAATCTTTTAAATGTTTCCATAGAATATGAATCTTTTACACCAGGCATTTTAAGTTCTCGAAAGCGTTTATCGAAATTCTTAATACTAGAATTATTCTCAATAGCAGAAGTTCTAATgtcatcatatattttttttaatttgttcaaTAGATATAGATATGAATTACATTCAGGAAAAGCCTTGTAAAGGGATATATATTGATTAAAACAATAGGTAGAATTGTGAGAAAGAGTCTTACTTAGGGCAccgttttttttataatctacaattgtattacatatatgGCTAAGTAATGTATACAATTCACGCAAATGCCTAAGATTACCATCTTCCAAACCccttatattatataaactattccaatatttaaaatgagccatatatttctttaaataTTTGTCATAAGCTGAACTTAAAGTAATTTTACTAGCATTGTCTTTCTCTTTCTCTTTGATTgcatcaaataatttattagcTAACCACAACACAACATGATCAGAATACGTGTTTTCTTTATCGTGAAGCTTCATAGATAAAGCCTCGCCCAAAGCACCAATAGTTTCAATCTTAGTTGCACACTTTTTTTGATTAGTGCAATAATCACGGAAATTTGCGGATTTGGTAATTTGCCTATGTGCGGAAACATTacctttaaaaaatttatccGCTTCAAGAAATAACTCGCACTGAGAAAaagtatatttaaattaataaaaatatgtattaatacaaaatttattgaataaaatttaatgtgaTTTGTAAACAAATCAaacacaataaaataaaggatgcccatgttttattttaaaataaaattatttaccaTTCTTAGCTCTCCCATTGTAATGAAATTTTGTTCTTTATATGTAGATTGTcatcatattgtttttatataaaatatatatcctGTAAATGAGTCTTCTATATCACATTTATAGTATTAAACccatttaaaattttaataataatttaaaattaatgtgGAATAGTAatacaataatattaatagaaCAATGTTATATTTACTTTTATTAGCATTTACTAAATTGTCTTAAATTATGGTTgatttaatacatatttaaccatatgtatatataatacaatttatgcataaaatcaatattactaataatattatacataatcaactttattataaaatattaaggaattttataatgaattaaaaaaatatatacataaacatatgctttaatatagaacataAACAA is drawn from Plasmodium yoelii strain 17X genome assembly, chromosome: 2 and contains these coding sequences:
- a CDS encoding PIR protein — protein: MGELRMCELFLEADKFFKGNVSAHRQITKSANFRDYCTNQKKCATKIETIGALGEALSMKLHDKENTYSDHVVLWLANKLFDAIKEKEKDNASKITLSSAYDKYLKKYMAHFKYWNSLYNIRGLEDGNLRHLRELYTLLSHICNTIVDYKKNGALSKTLSHNSTYCFNQYISLYKAFPECNSYLYLLNKLKKIYDDIRTSAIENNSSIKNFDKRFRELKMPGVKDSYSMETFKRFNFSASECKVKTTNNIPTVRNAPVKHTTIQRSKIQRGGQSIQKITPKNKDDSLNVSGPESQPKQNITFPKPGDSLLKDEPQSLKGGSDGPGIQKSPTGQENPTGKENTTGKENLTGKESPTDQKISNGQEIPTSKEIPTGQENPNGQENPSGHKISNGQESPDNGKIDQSNELETNQGKTQMSQSPEGNHDGFDFPNLEEYEKLFKTYIEEYKNSVTSSLKDIQEHLYEDIWLPLYETYSTYADYYKNFNIMEYLKGMQGNEPKTAETLDDKSPSTDNGLENPPSLSDNGTSDGEKQKAQDPQIQGPQTEDTKTEDTQTQMSGDQGNGHSQELLSTPENGSTNSEQEKNSDTPSKEQLQSSDGYTNIMSSIGVETRAIRVDVEKGTYEIGFPGNLFKGDNIVAYLITVISILVILAFMYKYFAFGRRKKAKKKKKMKKVLKLCDENNIEKLKCIHRK